The genomic window CTTTGGCCACACTGCAGAGCGAGGAGATCATGGCTCTGTTCCAGGAGCTCAACGACGCGGGGATCACCGTTGTGATGGTCACTCACGAGCCTGACATTGCCCGGCACGCTAAGCGCATCGTCCGCTTCCGCGACGGCCGCATTGTCGGTGATGCTCCGGTGGTTGATCGGCTGCGGGCGCAGGGCTTGCTGGAGGAGCTTCTGAAGGATCCGATGCTGAAAGCGGACAACGGTGGTGGGATGCAATGAGTGTGTGGGAGAGCATCCGCATTGCCTTGCGAGCCCTGCGCAGTAACAAGATGCGCACGGCGCTCACGATGCTGGGTATCATCATCGGCGTGGCGGCGGTCATTGCTATGGTCGCCCTCGGACAGGGTGCTGCCAAGAAGATCCGCGAGCAGTTCGAGTCGATGGGCACCAACCTGCTGGTCGTCCGGGCGGGGAGCCCGATGCGTCGCATGGGTCCCTCTGGTGGGTCAAGCAGGAATACGCTCATGCCCTCCGACTCCGAGGCGATCGTCCGCAAGTTCAAGGGGACCATTGCCATGGCCTCGCAAGTGTGCCGGGGCAATGGAGACGTGAAGCTTGGCAACACCACCTGGACAACCTCCATCGTCGGGGCGACCCCCGAGTACGAGACCGTGGCCAAGATGCCCGTGGAGGAGGGGCGCTGGCTGACCGATCAGGAGGAGAAGGGCCGGCAGCGCACCGTACTGGTGGGACGAACGGTCATCGAGAAGCTCACCGGGGACCGTTACGCCAGCATTGTCGGTAGGGACGTGCTGATCCTGCGGACTCGCTTCCAGGTGGTCGGGGTCCTGAAGGAGAGAGGCGCCGGCGGGTTCGGCCAGGACCAGGACGACCTGCTGATCGTGCCGTGCAACACTGCGATGCGTCGGCTGTTCAACCGCACCAGCCTGAGCGAGATCGACATCAGTTGCCGCACTCAGGGGGACACCGCGCTGGCTACCGAGCAGGTGGTCTCGCTCCTGCGGGATCGCCACAAGCTGCGGCCGCCCTTCCCGGACAACGACGACTTCAGCGTTCGCAGCCAGGCGCAGATGCTTGAGGCGAGTGCCGAGAGCTCGCAGACCATGACCTCGCTGCTCGGCGGCATTGCCCTCGTCTCGCTGCTCGTGGGCGGCATCGGCATCATGAATATCATGCTGGTGTCGGTTACCGAACGAACGAGGGAGATCGGGATCCGCAAGGCAGTCGGCGCGACCAGTCACCACATCCTGATGCAGTTCATGATCGAGTCCCTGGTGATCGCGGTTATCGGCGGTCTCACTGGAATCGCCCTTGGGGTGGGAACGGTGCTCATCATCTCCAATGCCCTGGGCTGGGACGCGCTCATCCAGACCTCCTCGGTGGTGCTGTCTGTGGTCGTCTCGGGCGCAGTGGGTGTGTTCTTCGGCATCTACCCTGCCTACCGCGCCGCCAACCTGAACCCCATCGACGCCCTGCGGTTCGAGTAGTCCAAAGCAGCGCGCTTGCATCCAGACACAAAGGAGGGGCTCCCGCCGGAAGGCAAGAGCCCCTTTTCGCTTCTCCGGGGTATCTCGAGTCCAGACTACTGGGGAGCCAGAAGCCTGAAGCGCACGGGCATGTTGTAATCGGTGGGGACGACGACGAGGGTACTGGCCTGCTCCGCCAAGAGAGCGCTACCCTCCGGAAGCTCACCGGCGCTCCACACCCCACTCAGCCGCAGGAGGTACGGGTCGGTTCGCGCGATATCCGAGGAGGCGACACTGACCTCGAGGCCTCCCTCCACAGGTCTGACCATCACCACGCA from Armatimonadia bacterium includes these protein-coding regions:
- a CDS encoding ABC transporter permease — its product is MSVWESIRIALRALRSNKMRTALTMLGIIIGVAAVIAMVALGQGAAKKIREQFESMGTNLLVVRAGSPMRRMGPSGGSSRNTLMPSDSEAIVRKFKGTIAMASQVCRGNGDVKLGNTTWTTSIVGATPEYETVAKMPVEEGRWLTDQEEKGRQRTVLVGRTVIEKLTGDRYASIVGRDVLILRTRFQVVGVLKERGAGGFGQDQDDLLIVPCNTAMRRLFNRTSLSEIDISCRTQGDTALATEQVVSLLRDRHKLRPPFPDNDDFSVRSQAQMLEASAESSQTMTSLLGGIALVSLLVGGIGIMNIMLVSVTERTREIGIRKAVGATSHHILMQFMIESLVIAVIGGLTGIALGVGTVLIISNALGWDALIQTSSVVLSVVVSGAVGVFFGIYPAYRAANLNPIDALRFE